The following are encoded in a window of Anas platyrhynchos isolate ZD024472 breed Pekin duck chromosome 30, IASCAAS_PekinDuck_T2T, whole genome shotgun sequence genomic DNA:
- the LOC139999818 gene encoding olfactory receptor 14C36-like has product MSNSSSITEFLLLPFADTRELQLLHFALFLGIYLAALLGNGLILTATACDHRLHTPMYFFLLNLALLDLGCISTTVLKAMANSLWDTRAISYAGCVAQVFSFIFLISAEYFLLTVMSYDRYVAICKPLHYRSLLCSRPCAQMAAAAWGSGFLYALLHTANTFSLPLCQGNAVDQFFCEIPQVLKLSCTDSYLREAGLLTFTSFLGFGCFVFIVLSYVQIFRAVLRIPSEQGRHKSFSTCIPHLSVVSLFFSTVIFAYLKPPSISSPNLNLIVAVLYSVLPPVLNPFIYSMRNQDLRDSIWKLLIGFLSVATGCLPFSANDSQQKPFTSFYLSIPLSV; this is encoded by the exons atgtccaacagcagctccatcactgagttccttCTCCTGCCGttcgcagacacacgggagctgcagctcctgcacttcgcgctcttcctgggcatctacctggctgccctcctgggcaacggcctcatcctcacagccacagcctgcgaccaccgcctccacacccccatgtacttcttcctcctcaacctcgccctcctcgacctgggctgcatctccacaaCTGTCctcaaagccatggccaattccctctgggatacgagggccatttcctatgcaggatgtgttgcacaggtcttttcatttatcttcttgatatcagcagagtattttcttctcactgtcatgtcctatgaccgctacgttgccatctgcaagcccctgcactacaggAGCCTCCTGTGCAGCAGaccttgtgcccagatggcagcagctgcctggggcagtggctttctctatgctctgctgcacactgccaatacattttccctgcccctctgccaaggcaatgccgtggaccagttcttctgtgaaatcccccaggtcctcaagctctcttgcacagactcctacctcagggaagctgGGCTTCTCACGTTCACTTCCTTTTTGGGTTTTggatgctttgttttcattgtgctgtcctatgtgcagatcttcagggctgtgctgaggatcccctctgagcagggccggcacaaatcCTTTTCCACATGCATCCCTCACCTCTCTGTTGTCTCACTCTTTTTCAGCACTGtcatatttgcctacctgaagcccccttccatctcctccccaaaCCTGAACCTCattgtggcagttctgtactcagtgctGCCTCCAGTattgaaccccttcatctacagcatgaggaaccaggatcTCAGGGATTCAATATGGAAACTGTTGATTGGGTTTTTATCTGTGGCCACAGGCTGTCTACCTTTTTCTGCAAATGACTCCCAGC AAAAGCCCTTCACATCCTTCTACCTGAGTATTCCCTTGTCTGTGTGA
- the LOC139999817 gene encoding olfactory receptor 14C36-like — translation MPNSSSITEFLLLAFADTRELQLLHFTLFLGIYLAALLGNGLILTAVACDHRLHTPVYFFLLNLALLDLGCISTTVPKAMANSLHDTRAISYAGCAAQVFLFPFLISAEYFILTIMSYDRYVAICKPLHYGSLVGSRACAQMAAAAWGSGVLYALLHTANTFSLPLCRGNAVDQFFCEIPQILKISCSQSYLRSFWVLVIGVWLTSVCFVFILFSYVQIFRAVLRMPSDQGRHKAFSTCLPHLFVVSLFISTALFAYLKPPSISSPSLNLVVTALYSVMPPTLNPLIYSMRNRELKWAIRKVISRMFLNRDKFPLFFQN, via the coding sequence atgcccaacagcagctccattaccgagttcctcctcctggcatttgcagacacaagggagctgcagctcctgcacttcacgctcttcctgggcatctacctggctgccctcctgggcaacggcctcatccttaCCGCCGTAGCTTGCGACCACCGCCTTCACACTCCAgtgtatttcttcctcctcaacctcgccctcctcgacctgggctgcatctccaccactgtccccaaagccatggccaattcccttcATGATACTagggccatctcctatgcaggatgtgctgcacaggtctttctttttccctttctgatatcagcagagtattttattctcaccatcatgtccTACGatcgctatgttgccatctgcaagcccctgcactacgggagcctcgtgggcagcagagcttgtgcccagatggcagcagctgcctggggcagtggggttctctatgctctgctgcacactgccaatacattttcactgccatTGTGcagaggcaatgctgtggaccagttcttctgtgagatcccccagatcctgaAGATCTCCTGCTCACAGTCCTACCTGAGGAGTTTTTGGGTGCTTGTGATTGGTGTCTGGTTAACGTCcgtgtgctttgttttcattcttttttcttatgtgcagatcttcagggctgtgctgcggATGCCTTCAGACCAGGGgcgacacaaagccttttccacatgcctccctcacctgtttgTGGTTTCCCTGTTTATCAGCACTGCCCTTTTTGcttacctgaagcccccctccatctcctctccatccctgaaCCTGGTGGTGACAGCTCTGTACTCAGTGATGCCTCCAACattgaaccccctcatctacagcatgagaaacaggGAGCTCAAGTGGGCTATTAGGAAAGTGATTTCACGAATGTTTCTAAATAGAGacaaatttcccctctttttccagAATTGA
- the LOC139999819 gene encoding olfactory receptor 14C36-like: MSNSSSITEFLLLPFADTRELQLLHFVLFLGIYLAALLGNGLILTAVACDHRLHTPMYFFLLNLALLDLGCISTTLPKAMANSLWDTRTISYAGCAAQVFLYPFLISAEFSILTIMAYDRYIAICKPLHYGTLLSSRACAQMAAAAWGSGFLNAVLHTATTFSLPLCQGNAVDQFFCEIPQILKISCSHSYLREVWILLAGVCLAFGCFVFIMLSYVQIFRVVLRMPSEHSRHKAFSMCLPHLFVVSLFLSTAMFAYLKPPSISSPSLNVLVAVLYSVIPPAVNPLIYSMRNQELKVAVRRAISQMFLKNDYFPFFLQK, encoded by the coding sequence atgtccaacagcagctccatcaccgagttcctcctcctgccatttgcagacacacgcgagctgcagctcctgcacttcgtgctcttcctgggcatctacctggctgccctcctgggcaacggcctcatcctcaccgctgtagcctgtgaccaccgcctccacactcccatgtacttcttcctcctcaacctcgccctcctcgacctgggctgcatttCCACCACTCtacccaaagccatggccaattccctctgggacaccaggaccatttcctatgcaggatgtgctgcacaggtctttctttaTCCCTTCCTGATATCAGCAGAGTTTTcaattctcaccatcatggcctatgaccgctacattgccatctgcaagcccctgcactacgggaccctcctgagcagcagagcttgtgcccagatggcagcagctgcctggggcagtggctttctcaatgctgtcctgcacacggccactacattttccctgcctctctgccaaggcaatgctgtggaccagttcttctgtgaaatcccccagatcctcaaaaTCTCTTGCTCAcactcctacctcagggaagtttgGATTCTTCTGGCTGGTGTCTGTTTAGcatttggctgttttgtttttatcatgctttcctatgtgcagatcttcagggtcGTGCTGAGGATGCCTTCTGAGCAtagccggcacaaagccttttccatgtgcctcccccacctgtttgtggtctccctttttctcagtactgccatgtttgcctacctgaagcctccctccatctcctccccatccttgAATGTgttggtggcagttctgtactcagtgattcctccagcagtgaaccctctaatctacagcatgaggaaccaggagctcaaggttgCTGTTAGGAGAGCAATTTCACAGATGTTTCTTAAGAatgattattttcccttctttctccagaaatga